In Leptolyngbyaceae cyanobacterium, a single window of DNA contains:
- a CDS encoding LamG-like jellyroll fold domain-containing protein, which produces MADQQCVLSFDGQDDSVNLGRKPEYKVARTITLEAWICASAQKQWAGIITNIYDTGGAESGYGLLLDGGSGFYFGLKLPSSGINYPYTTEANTIKLNQWHHIAGTYDGQQMKLYVDGVEKIKKEIAANSIDYSIENDLLLGMYKDNDEFHAFPGKITEVRLWNVARSAEEIKATMNQRLQGNEAGLVGYWPLNECSGEQVTDQTGKGNNGTINGATWVREELPIQPATTSKPEEKQPETTVTPQVEITHILYKGEVKRTQSDEYVEITNQEDKPVDISGWQIASGVGRNKFFTFPAGTTLTAGQKVRVYTNEVHPETGGFSCGSKLSLWKDTGDEAKLLDAKGNLVSGLAYDSKGNFTKITNEQTSEATFESVKAELGVPNLKHNINDADVKAQTTPQTKVSCVDAFRKALKSFIEDGTDDLSAFAEVREFPSMYDLPDGNNDAKVISEKVRETLNNHCHIKLLTLKSQDPEDNEYSFWKDQIEGYADRYNCPSNLNDSWIFVLDSNKFNNYNCAVVDKAGAKPTVNWGFLYG; this is translated from the coding sequence ATGGCTGACCAACAATGCGTGCTGTCATTTGATGGACAAGATGATTCGGTCAATTTAGGCAGAAAACCCGAATATAAAGTTGCCAGAACCATCACTCTAGAAGCTTGGATTTGTGCATCTGCTCAAAAACAATGGGCTGGGATTATCACGAATATTTACGACACTGGTGGGGCGGAAAGTGGATATGGTCTACTTTTGGATGGCGGTAGCGGCTTCTACTTTGGCTTAAAACTGCCATCATCGGGAATTAACTATCCCTATACTACTGAAGCCAACACAATTAAACTCAATCAGTGGCATCACATTGCGGGGACTTATGACGGACAACAGATGAAGTTGTATGTCGATGGTGTGGAAAAAATCAAAAAAGAGATCGCCGCTAACAGCATTGATTACAGCATCGAAAATGACTTACTGCTGGGGATGTACAAAGATAACGATGAATTTCACGCATTTCCAGGGAAAATAACCGAAGTTCGTCTGTGGAATGTCGCTCGTTCGGCAGAAGAAATCAAAGCCACAATGAATCAGCGTCTGCAAGGCAATGAAGCCGGACTGGTAGGCTATTGGCCTTTGAATGAGTGTTCTGGCGAGCAAGTTACTGACCAAACAGGTAAAGGTAACAACGGCACGATTAATGGCGCGACTTGGGTACGGGAAGAATTACCCATTCAACCTGCAACAACATCAAAACCAGAAGAGAAGCAGCCAGAAACAACCGTTACTCCGCAAGTAGAAATTACCCATATTCTCTACAAAGGTGAAGTCAAGAGAACTCAATCCGACGAGTACGTAGAGATTACCAATCAGGAAGATAAACCTGTCGATATATCAGGCTGGCAAATTGCTTCTGGGGTAGGACGCAATAAATTTTTCACGTTTCCTGCTGGAACAACACTAACCGCAGGTCAAAAAGTTCGAGTTTATACTAATGAAGTGCATCCAGAGACAGGTGGTTTTAGTTGCGGTAGCAAGCTGTCACTTTGGAAAGACACTGGTGATGAGGCAAAACTTTTAGATGCTAAAGGAAATTTGGTATCTGGTTTAGCCTATGACAGCAAAGGTAATTTCACGAAAATTACTAACGAGCAGACATCAGAAGCTACTTTCGAGAGCGTTAAAGCAGAACTGGGCGTTCCTAATCTCAAGCATAATATCAACGATGCTGATGTCAAAGCACAAACGACACCTCAGACAAAAGTAAGTTGCGTTGATGCTTTTAGAAAGGCTCTCAAGAGCTTTATTGAAGATGGCACTGACGACTTAAGTGCATTTGCAGAGGTTCGGGAATTCCCCTCTATGTACGACCTACCCGATGGTAATAATGATGCGAAAGTGATTAGTGAGAAGGTACGGGAAACGCTTAATAATCACTGCCACATCAAATTATTAACGCTCAAGTCTCAAGACCCAGAAGATAACGAATATTCTTTCTGGAAAGATCAGATTGAAGGGTATGCAGATCGTTACAATTGCCCTTCTAATCTTAATGATTCCTGGATTTTCGTGTTGGATTCCAACAAATTTAATAATTACAACTGTGCTGTGGTTGATAAAGCCGGAGCGAAACCAACTGTTAACTGGGGCTTTTTATACGGTTAA
- a CDS encoding LamG-like jellyroll fold domain-containing protein yields MVDKRKVLAFDGVQNYVNLGNKPEFKIQGQLTLEAWVYVQEFQDIYYAGIFSKAHYREEGAYSLYIHQANKGLEFRIDSYTVGSYFNLLVNQWYHVAATYDGEMMRLYVDGTELDVKTKYVPRQGLISYPEADLLLGSYYSDKHRYLHGKMSEARLWKIARSQEEIRKDMQRRLTGTEPGLVGYWPLDEGTGDIIHDKSATGNHGSIVGPISWEEADLSQPKNGSGVLSCDGTEVLLRDRPQFRIQGQMTLETWVYVEKINTSYDGIFCILYYDDGWQGYGLYFSYSGNELTFRIAGCTVSCGIALKQWFHIAAAFDGQVMRLYINGEEKAKGNGPTSIPYSNTPLSGSGPMPLRLADYHDRREFHCFTGKMTEARLWNVVRSPEEIKANMQRRLTGKEAGLVGCWPLNEGVGSKAFDKTANGFHGTIIRYRESTNNWVESDLELSSLEPPEESSANKTPEGNSNQTETTPTPQVEITHIFYKGVVKKTQSDEYVEITNQESKPADISGWQIASGIGRNKFFTFPAGTTLAAGQKIRVYTNEVHPETGGFSCGSKLSLWKDSGDEARLLDAKGNLVSGLAYDSKGNFTKTHATK; encoded by the coding sequence ATGGTAGATAAGAGAAAAGTTCTGGCATTCGATGGGGTTCAAAATTATGTGAATTTGGGAAATAAACCTGAATTCAAAATTCAAGGTCAATTAACTTTAGAAGCTTGGGTTTATGTACAAGAATTTCAAGATATCTATTATGCTGGGATTTTTAGTAAGGCGCATTACCGCGAAGAGGGTGCATATAGTCTATATATTCACCAAGCCAATAAGGGTCTAGAATTTAGGATAGACTCGTACACTGTAGGTTCTTATTTTAATCTCCTCGTGAATCAGTGGTATCACGTTGCCGCCACCTACGATGGTGAAATGATGAGATTATACGTTGATGGCACTGAACTTGACGTAAAGACTAAATACGTTCCCCGACAAGGACTAATTTCCTATCCTGAAGCTGATTTGCTATTGGGGTCATACTATTCAGACAAGCATCGTTATTTGCATGGAAAAATGTCCGAAGCTCGACTTTGGAAGATTGCTCGTTCCCAAGAAGAAATCAGAAAGGATATGCAGCGACGTTTAACGGGGACAGAACCAGGATTAGTAGGCTATTGGCCTTTAGATGAAGGGACGGGTGATATTATTCATGACAAGAGCGCAACTGGAAATCATGGCTCAATTGTTGGCCCAATTTCTTGGGAAGAAGCTGATTTAAGTCAACCTAAAAATGGATCGGGAGTCCTTTCATGCGACGGTACCGAGGTGCTATTGAGGGACAGACCTCAATTCAGAATCCAAGGTCAAATGACGTTAGAAACTTGGGTTTATGTGGAGAAAATAAACACTTCGTATGATGGAATTTTTTGTATTTTATACTATGATGATGGTTGGCAAGGATATGGCTTGTATTTCTCTTATTCAGGTAACGAATTAACGTTCAGGATTGCAGGATGTACTGTAAGTTGTGGTATTGCCCTCAAACAGTGGTTTCATATTGCTGCTGCCTTTGATGGTCAGGTGATGAGGCTTTATATCAATGGAGAAGAAAAAGCCAAAGGCAATGGTCCTACCTCAATTCCCTACAGCAATACACCGCTATCAGGATCGGGTCCTATGCCTTTGAGATTAGCGGATTATCACGATCGCAGAGAATTTCATTGTTTTACGGGAAAAATGACGGAAGCCCGACTGTGGAATGTGGTTCGCTCCCCAGAAGAAATCAAAGCAAATATGCAGCGACGTTTAACGGGGAAAGAAGCAGGATTAGTCGGCTGTTGGCCTTTGAATGAAGGGGTTGGTAGTAAAGCATTTGATAAGACTGCTAATGGATTTCACGGCACTATCATTCGATATAGAGAGAGTACTAATAATTGGGTTGAGTCGGATTTAGAACTGTCTAGTTTAGAACCTCCAGAAGAAAGCAGTGCTAATAAAACACCAGAAGGCAATTCTAATCAAACAGAAACAACCCCCACACCGCAAGTAGAAATTACCCATATTTTCTACAAAGGTGTGGTCAAGAAAACTCAATCAGACGAATACGTTGAGATTACCAATCAAGAAAGTAAACCAGCCGATATATCCGGTTGGCAAATTGCTTCTGGGATAGGACGCAATAAATTCTTTACTTTTCCTGCCGGCACCACACTAGCTGCGGGTCAAAAGATTCGGGTTTATACCAATGAAGTACATCCAGAGACAGGTGGTTTTAGTTGCGGTAGCAAGCTGTCACTTTGGAAAGATTCAGGAGATGAGGCAAGACTGTTGGATGCTAAAGGAAATTTGGTATCGGGTTTAGCTTATGACAGCAAAGGTAATTTCACAAAAACGCACGCTACCAAATAA
- a CDS encoding lamin tail domain-containing protein: protein MYQVEITDICYKGTVKRTQTDEYVEVTNLDKESADISGWMLCSSEGQFNVFTFPDGTLLAPSQSVRVYTNEVHPESGGFSANSRIPIWKDLGDEALLYDANRFMRSSLAYDSKGNFTRTLSANMFATDFERAKAKFDVPNLKVEISLAEIEARVTPETTRNCVDALLFALQSFILDQYQPHSIGNEVKENPECFGLAEGDEVTTIVAEQKVRERLNSDAVISLWQGEIPADPEAASNPLDDAVKVFFEFNELEPSDFWVFRLDGFKNYYFAASDKKGHHNTQTWGVSPDDLI, encoded by the coding sequence ATGTACCAAGTAGAAATCACCGATATTTGCTATAAAGGCACTGTCAAAAGAACTCAAACTGATGAATACGTTGAAGTTACCAATTTAGACAAAGAATCAGCCGATATATCTGGTTGGATGCTCTGTTCATCCGAGGGCCAATTTAATGTTTTTACTTTCCCTGACGGAACTCTATTAGCTCCTAGTCAAAGCGTTAGGGTTTATACCAACGAGGTACATCCCGAATCGGGTGGCTTTAGTGCCAATAGTCGCATACCCATTTGGAAAGACTTAGGGGATGAAGCATTGCTGTACGATGCTAATCGTTTCATGAGGTCTTCTTTAGCCTATGACAGCAAGGGTAATTTCACCAGAACTCTCAGTGCAAATATGTTCGCTACTGATTTTGAACGTGCAAAAGCTAAATTTGACGTTCCTAATCTCAAAGTTGAAATCAGTCTTGCCGAGATTGAGGCGCGAGTGACCCCTGAGACAACCAGAAATTGTGTAGATGCGCTATTGTTTGCGCTCCAGAGCTTTATTCTGGATCAATATCAGCCTCATTCCATAGGTAACGAAGTGAAGGAAAACCCGGAATGTTTTGGCTTAGCTGAAGGTGATGAAGTTACCACTATAGTAGCCGAACAAAAGGTGCGAGAAAGACTAAATTCTGATGCCGTTATCTCATTGTGGCAGGGAGAGATACCCGCCGATCCCGAAGCTGCCTCTAATCCCTTGGACGATGCGGTTAAGGTTTTCTTTGAGTTTAACGAGTTAGAACCGAGTGATTTTTGGGTATTTCGACTGGACGGATTTAAGAATTATTATTTCGCTGCTTCTGACAAAAAAGGACATCATAATACTCAAACCTGGGGCGTTAGTCCAGATGATTTAATCTGA